One genomic segment of Candidatus Hydrogenedentota bacterium includes these proteins:
- a CDS encoding carboxypeptidase regulatory-like domain-containing protein: MHKKILLSLFCAVILLALPLAGQEEGLSFIRKVDFVSSNQLRVEINLDGTPNTINSLQSLGFQEYFPKDWVYTGRFEEGYGGEDISKKDEKSANFNGKKPGQLDYYWIQIPLFPVTIRYYLDVPDFENAETIRGDLIWFTEFQNGSQSTPETRVPTYEESETSSLSGIVRKEDSLTTIRDATLTLTPGNYTVQSGFGGSFRFNAIPYGHYELTTTRAGYHPSVREITIPTNLLIQIELTPVEDEGETPIEGEVPEEGEESVEGEGEETSDEGEEAVEGEGETPDEGEEFVEGEGGTPDEGEEAVEGEGETEVGSLNGIVRKEESIITIRDATLTLNPGDYTVQSGLGGSFRFNAIPYGSYELTTTKTGYHPAVQEIRIPTDLLIQIELTPVEDEGETEGEEGESAIEGEPQVEGETPHEGEVQSEGETPIEGEESVEGEVSVEGEAPVEGEAPAEGEASNEGENEGGEGDDDGGFCCNGSENKALDLPRFWGDFFLLGMTMLVLMRMGRS; this comes from the coding sequence GTGCATAAAAAAATCTTACTAAGTCTTTTCTGTGCTGTTATTCTGTTGGCGCTGCCTTTAGCCGGCCAGGAAGAAGGACTCTCTTTTATCAGAAAAGTGGACTTTGTCAGCTCCAATCAATTGCGTGTGGAAATCAACTTGGATGGAACCCCGAACACGATCAACAGTTTGCAATCTTTGGGGTTTCAAGAATACTTCCCAAAAGACTGGGTGTATACAGGGCGCTTTGAGGAAGGCTACGGAGGCGAGGATATTTCAAAGAAAGACGAGAAGTCCGCTAATTTTAATGGGAAAAAACCGGGTCAATTGGATTACTATTGGATCCAAATTCCCCTATTCCCGGTTACGATCCGATATTATTTAGACGTACCTGATTTTGAAAACGCAGAAACCATTCGAGGCGACCTCATTTGGTTTACAGAATTTCAAAATGGTAGTCAGTCCACACCGGAAACTCGGGTGCCTACCTATGAAGAATCAGAAACGAGTAGTTTGAGCGGTATTGTTCGGAAAGAAGATTCGCTTACTACAATCCGTGACGCGACATTGACATTGACTCCCGGCAATTATACGGTTCAATCCGGATTCGGCGGAAGCTTTCGCTTCAACGCTATTCCCTATGGTCATTACGAACTGACGACAACGAGGGCGGGCTATCATCCGTCTGTCCGAGAAATTACGATCCCTACCAACCTACTCATCCAAATTGAATTAACCCCCGTCGAAGACGAAGGTGAGACACCAATTGAAGGTGAGGTGCCCGAGGAGGGAGAAGAGTCTGTCGAAGGCGAAGGTGAAGAAACGTCTGATGAGGGCGAAGAGGCTGTCGAGGGTGAAGGTGAGACACCTGATGAGGGCGAAGAGTTTGTCGAAGGCGAAGGTGGGACACCTGATGAGGGCGAAGAGGCTGTCGAAGGCGAAGGTGAAACCGAAGTGGGCAGCTTGAACGGTATTGTTCGGAAAGAGGAATCTATAATTACCATCCGTGACGCGACATTGACGCTAAATCCGGGCGATTATACGGTTCAATCCGGATTAGGCGGAAGTTTTCGCTTCAACGCTATTCCATACGGTTCTTACGAACTGACGACAACGAAGACGGGCTATCATCCGGCTGTTCAAGAAATTAGGATCCCTACCGATCTACTTATTCAAATTGAATTAACACCGGTCGAAGACGAAGGCGAGACGGAGGGTGAAGAGGGCGAGTCTGCGATAGAAGGTGAGCCGCAGGTTGAAGGTGAAACACCTCACGAGGGCGAAGTTCAATCTGAGGGCGAAACACCGATTGAAGGCGAGGAGTCCGTCGAGGGTGAAGTATCTGTCGAAGGTGAGGCTCCGGTTGAAGGCGAAGCGCCGGCTGAAGGAGAGGCATCGAACGAAGGCGAAAACGAAGGAGGAGAGGGCGATGATGATGGAGGCTTTTGCTGTAATGGAAGCGAAAATAAAGCCTTGGATTTACCGCGTTTTTGGGGTGACTTTTTCTTGCTCGGTATGACGATGCTTGTATTGATGCGTATGGGCAGATCCTAA